The following are encoded together in the Bactrocera neohumeralis isolate Rockhampton chromosome 6, APGP_CSIRO_Bneo_wtdbg2-racon-allhic-juicebox.fasta_v2, whole genome shotgun sequence genome:
- the LOC126761424 gene encoding uncharacterized protein LOC126761424 has translation MSKIFYTLAAVGLLATLSCAEPPRSRLRFPGPVNNRPLPFLARQEAVPSVPVDAAPYPPAGLKPEPAFELPEPTYGPPELTYGPPEETPDQIYGPPDQTYGPPDQTYGPPDETYGPPAEEPLAEPAPSYGPPPAIPAPTYGPPGTPADEYGPPPPAVADVPQTASIIDPRAVFPQTVFTLPRVERLVAFRPRGRPAPAKLRRPAPRPKPAKLTRPRPQHLTQAQIQPAKLILHIRH, from the coding sequence atgtcgaaaatattttacacactGGCCGCCGTTGGCTTATTGGCCACACTTAGTTGCGCTGAACCGCCACGTTCTCGTTTGCGTTTTCCCGGACCAGTTAATAATCGGCCACTGCCATTTTTAGCACGACAAGAAGCAGTACCATCAGTGCCAGTAGACGCAGCTCCTTATCCACCAGCAGGTTTGAAACCAGAACCCGCCTTTGAATTACCAGAGCCCACTTATGGTCCTCCAGAACTAACATATGGGCCACCTGAGGAAACACCAGACCAAATATACGGACCACCCGACCAAACATATGGACCACCCGACCAAACATACGGACCACCTGACGAAACCTATGGACCACCTGCTGAAGAGCCTCTAGCTGAGCCTGCACCATCTTATGGACCCCCACCAGCTATCCCCGCACCAACGTACGGTCCACCCGGTACACCAGCTGATGAGTATGGACCCCCACCACCAGCCGTAGCTGATGTACCACAAACTGCCTCGATCATTGATCCTCGTGCTGTCTTCCCACAAACTGTCTTCACGCTGCCACGTGTTGAACGTTTAGTGGCTTTCCGTCCAAGAGGTCGTCCAGCCCCAGCTAAGCTACGCCGTCCGGCACCACGTCCAAAGCCGGCAAAATTAACACGTCCTCGACCACAACATCTAACACAAGCCCAAATACAGCCagctaaattaattttacacattCGTCACTAA
- the LOC126761418 gene encoding proline-, glutamic acid- and leucine-rich protein 1-like — protein MFKPIAGLLLLVALCAAEAPTRFRTAARRPAGARVRFLARQVAAPAPAPAPTGYPAAGVTPEIPFDLPSSTVKPDVTYLPPDNTYGPPSPPQPDATYGPPLPHSTYGPPTEAPVTPDAVYGPPDNSYLPPEESVTARDVDLAVDVAEEAEEAAEEEATVEEQQPSEPEPEVSVEPAVEVEAPAEDEGEELFVAVAEDGSVIAVSNSFDAQVEAAAQQPARLVFQRFPQGRRRAPASVPVPARLIKARRVAPAKLQLLQRVQPQPKPQPQGFSFASQYTAW, from the coding sequence ATGTTTAAGCCAATTGCCGGTTTGCTATTACTGGTCGCACTTTGCGCCGCCGAGGCACCGACGCGTTTCCGCACAGCGGCACGCCGTCCAGCCGGCGCCCGTGTGCGCTTCCTTGCACGCCAGGTGGCCGCACCGGCACCAGCACCCGCGCCAACGGGTTATCCTGCTGCAGGTGTGACGCCAGAAATTCCCTTCGACTTGCCCTCATCAACTGTCAAGCCGGATGTGACCTACTTGCCGCCAGATAATACTTACGGTCCACCGTCACCACCACAACCGGACGCCACCTATGGCCCACCATTGCCACACAGCACCTACGGGCCACCGACTGAAGCGCCTGTCACGCCAGATGCTGTATACGGTCCACCGGACAACAGCTACTTGCCACCCGAAGAAAGTGTCACCGCACGCGATGTGGACTTAGCGGTTGATGTGGCTGAAGAGGCAGAGGAGGCAGCGGAAGAAGAAGCTACTGTTGAAGAGCAGCAACCCAGTGAACCAGAGCCGGAAGTTAGCGTTGAGCCAGCGGTAGAAGTAGAGGCGCCTGCTGAGGATGAGGGTGAGGAACTTTTCGTTGCAGTCGCTGAGGATGGCTCCGTCATTGCGGTGAGCAACTCGTTTGATGCGCAGGTCGAGGCGGCAGCGCAACAGCCAGCACGTTTGGTCTTCCAACGTTTCCCACAAGGCAGACGCCGAGCACCGGCTAGCGTGCCTGTGCCTGCGCGTTTGATTAAGGCGCGTCGTGTGGCGCCAGCTAAGttgcagctgttgcagcgtgTGCAACCGCAACCAAAGCCGCAGCCGCAAGGCTTCTCCTTCGCCTCGCAATACACCGCCTGGTAG